The DNA region GTCCGAGCTTTTCGAGGCGCTGGAGGCCACATCGATAACCGAGGCGTTCATCTGTTCCATGGCCGTGGCGTTCTCGGAGGCCATGTTCCGCTGCTCATTCGAGCCGCGTTTTGATTCCTCGATCTGTGCGGAGAGCTCCGTGGAGGCCGAGGATATCTGCTCCACAATCTCTTCGAGCTGCTGCGCGGCCTGGAGCATGCCCTCGGTCTTTGCCGATTCTGCCTGGCACCGCGCATCCTCGGCCTGGTCAAGCGCCTCGTTGGCCTGGGCGCTCTTGACCTCGGCCTCTCGCGTCTTGTCCTCGGCCAGGGAAATCGTTTTCACCAGCTCCTTGACCATGGTTCGCATGTTCTCGAACAAGACGGCGAACTCGGACTTGAACTTCGCCGCGTCTGGCAGGGAGTCGTAGTTTCCGGCTGCTATGTCCTTGGTCATATCCACCAGGGAGCGAATGGGACGCACAACGCCGACCGTGGCGTACAGGCCTCCCAGAACGCCGAAGACCAGCACCACGATGCAGCCGATGATCAACACATTGATGATGGTCTGGTTGGCTGCGGCGTTGATCTCGCTGGTCTCGACCAGGGCGGCGAGCTTCCAGCCCGTCTCCTTGGAGGTGAGCACAACACCGTCGTATCCAACGCCGTCCAGCTCCAGATTGTCCAGGTCGCCGTCGGCGGTGTTGCTGATGCGCTTGTAGGCATCGCCTTCAACGTCGCCGATCTTTTTGAAGTTGTTGTCGGAATGGTGGGGATCGGAAAGGATCGTGCCGTCATTTTGGACAAGCATCACATAGCCGGTCTCGCCTATCTTGAGATTGGATACGATCTCTGTAAGGTCGCCCAGGCTGATATCAACGGCCGAAACGCCGATGAACTTGCCGGAGTCGTTGTAGATCTTGGTGGTGACACCGATGTTCGGGACACCCTGCGTGGTGATGTACGCCGAGAGCAGCGTGGTGTCGGTGGCGGACTGCTTGGATTGCGTATACCACGGCCGGCGGCGCGGATCATAATCGGTGGCCATGACCTCCT from Oceanidesulfovibrio marinus includes:
- a CDS encoding methyl-accepting chemotaxis protein; amino-acid sequence: MKTRYHESSRESLVLVQRYVNEILNQAKYTSAFMATLPEVKGAMGKWTRYFEQDKPTPAGAVATDPSEILIKRMCDDMMSAHPDFAYVYMGFEDGGYTQNAEEVMATDYDPRRRPWYTQSKQSATDTTLLSAYITTQGVPNIGVTTKIYNDSGKFIGVSAVDISLGDLTEIVSNLKIGETGYVMLVQNDGTILSDPHHSDNNFKKIGDVEGDAYKRISNTADGDLDNLELDGVGYDGVVLTSKETGWKLAALVETSEINAAANQTIINVLIIGCIVVLVFGVLGGLYATVGVVRPIRSLVDMTKDIAAGNYDSLPDAAKFKSEFAVLFENMRTMVKELVKTISLAEDKTREAEVKSAQANEALDQAEDARCQAESAKTEGMLQAAQQLEEIVEQISSASTELSAQIEESKRGSNEQRNMASENATAMEQMNASVIDVASSASKSSDSAMRTKEEARSGSEIVDQVVSSVGTLVHETDKLSQEMEQLGSQAESIGNVMNVITDIADQTNLLALNAAIEAARAGEAGRGFAVVADEVRKLAEKTMGATKEVGAAIHSIQDSTAMSIDSMQETRRVVESTTSLATQAGEALGNILQLVDEVAGQVQSIASAAEEQSAASEEIKRGTGEISRIAEETAHAMDESAVAMEQLARLSNKLSQLIDGLKNIGEGP